The sequence GCAGACACAGGCGCGGGCGTCGCAGTGCACGTAGACCTCCAGCAGGTCGGCGTAGGCGTTGGCCTCCAACTCCCATGATGCGTCTCTGCACCGCAACCACAGCAATGGTCTGCAGGCGCCTCGGCTTGCAGCGTGACCTCGTCTCGCATTGCCTTCGCCAGCTGTGCGCTTGTGTTGCTCAGCGCACCACTTTGGcttttgcctgcctgccatcgccTGTTGCATTTTGTTCGCTTGTGCGTCCTGTATTGTGTTGCGCTGCCTCGTTCTCATGCTGTTTTGTCCTGTGTGTTTCTATGTCATGCCTTTTGTTGCCTGGCGATGTCTtggctgctgttttttttaccaGTTATCAGTTCATGTGTTGAGTTGCATACCTCTCGGGGATGTAGATTCCCATGCGTAGCATCTCCCGCTGGTACTCGCCCTTGTTGTTGCACAAGGCGCatctgaagaagaagaggccagCGCTGTGCGCTTGCCTCTGATGCGCACGTAATTTCACACAGCTCCCAGGCGCGTCCACAATGAAGGCGTCAGTCTGCGGGCGGGCGAGCTCACCTGCACGCAGTCTCTGTGGAACCAGCCGGCGCGGCAGGACGGACACTTGAGGACGCCGTAGGAAAGGTCGCCGTCGATGGCATCCAAGCACACGGAACACGACTGAGGCGGGCTCGGGTTTGAGCTCACGCTTGCAGACTGGGACGGGCTGTGGTTGGGACAGTAAGAGCTGCGGACAGATGGACAGAGAGTGGGACAAGCACATTTTGCGCTGCGCGAGGCCAAAGACGCGAGACTCACGGGAAGTTTTGGGCAAACTGCGAAACAAACCCACTGTTGCGTCCGCACGGGAAATGCACCGTCTTTCTGCAACTTTTCACGTTGCAGCCCACGCATGCGCCCTTCTTCCTGCACGCGCAGCACGTCTGCAAGACGCAACAAGTAAGGCTCAACTGCCGGGCCAGCGGCAACGCGGCAAAGCAAACTGACCAGTTGCGCAGAGCGGCGGACCTCCCGCTTAATGTCGTCCACCAGGAACCCCAACACGCCCTCGCTATCATTGCCCCGCTGGTAAACGCCGCACGACGTCAGCTGCGAGGAGAAGCGCATCGAGTCAAAATTCTGGACGAGGTCTTGGTTCTTTGTCTATGAAGGGCTTCTTGGCAACGAAAGCGCAACTCGATGCTGACCAAGCAGAAGTAGTGCACAGAGATGTTGTCCTCCCGCAGGGTGAATTTGTCCCCAAACAAGGCGGGGTCATCTTCACAGCGTCGGCAGAGAACGCAACCTGGGAGATACCACGCGACATCGGGTCCgagcaggaggaaaaaaaaatgaagagggAACTAAATTTAGTACAAACATACTCAACTCAATACAATTATCCCatctaaaatgaaataaacagaGTAAAGGATGAAGCCAAAAGCAATCGGCGCGACATAATTTAGTCAAATACAAAATTGCTCATTcacaaaataaatccaaatctGCGCAAAAGGAACCAAGACAACAATAAGCGCAGTACTAAAAGAAGCCAATTCTTTGAAAAAAGGCTTCAAATCTAAGTCAAAAGTAATAAAGGGAGTTGTTTGTTGTCTTCCCTCATTCCATACTTACACTGGACCAACATTTCGCTGCTGGTGACCGGTTTGTGACTTCCCAAGCGCCTGGCTTTCTTCTTCATGTTGTTCTTCTCCAGGGTCAGCAGTCACACAATTGTTGGAAAACTCAAGTCTTATGCTGCAGACAATAACAAAGGCAATCACACATTCACAGACATAGCAAGGCTACCAAAATAGACATCTATTAAATAAACTTCAAATCATGACTAATTGCAAACACTCACAGCTAACTGAAGCTAGACACTCTCGTCTAAAATGGGATTTTGGAGCAATACATCATTAATGTTTCATTTATTGACAAATGAAAGCCACTGCTTCTCGCTATCCGTTGACTTGACGAACATTCTTTGGTTTAACGCGAGAAACCGTGCAAAAGCTCCCCAAATCGAAACAGAAATGTCGGTGGAATAAGAGTGAGTGGACCTACGTCAAGGCTCAGCGCGTGATTTGGAAGTTTGTAATGATTTTTTATGTCGCTCTGTTGTCTTTTCTGGATTTGCGATGTTCTTTCTGATGGCTAACTCTTTTGAAAATGCGCTCTTTCAAAATAAGAACGTCATTTCCGCTTCCGCCCCTTTCCTCGAAGATGGGCATTCTCCCTTGCGCTCACCGCCTTTCGAATGAGTGTATTGCATTCTTGTTGAAGATGTGTCTTTCTTGTATTTTAAAATAGTCGTCTCTTCTTCATACAACAATTTTAGTTTTAATTTACGCGGCGGGCTCCAGTTCCTTTTCTACGTGTTTTatcgtgaaaagaaaaaaagagaaatacatTTCAGCTTCCTTTTTGAGGAAAACGACAGAGAATTAAATCCCTTGTACTAATACAACCGTGTaaacagattttatttttgaaatcatCATATTTATGACATTTTGAATGCTAAATAATATTATCTGGACGTAAAAGACCGGGCTAACAAGTCGGTGGACGCTGCAGTCACCATTGGGCTGCATTACATCCTGCGCCACCTAGGCACCCCAGGGACGTAAGCCAGGATCGTGTTTGTGGACTAAATGGCATTGGAATGGAAGTTCAACAATTTAGCCACCAGATAGCGCTGCCGATTCAAAATGGTCGAACTGAACAACAAACAAGACGCCAGCGGTGAAAATAATGAAAAGCTATTAATATTGTTTTAATAGAGTGGACAAACCCGGGTGAACGGATAGACCGCTAATAGACCGCTTTTAGACGACAAAATGCTCACAGGGATTGTTGGCGCTCGTTTGCTCGTCGTGAAAATATAATATTTTCTAAGAGAGTATTACGAAGTGCCCACGCGTCTAATATATTTCCATTATATTTCAAGGACTCTTCTCTTGGAATATcgactttttttgcttttaaagtCATTTTCTTATGTATCTGGGGTATCCAGTAGCCCACCAGCACAGGATTGAATGATTACAGACCTGCcgccctgacatctgtggtcatgaaatcctttGAGAGGCTAGTGTTGAGCCACCAGAAGGACATCACGGGCCCTCTGCTCGACtccctgcagtttgcctaccggaaaaacaggtcggtggatgatgcggtcaacatgggactgtgCTACATTCTGCGCCACCTCGACACCCCAGGGACGTACGCCagaatcctgtttgtggacaacagctcggcgttcaacaccatcactCCCGACATCCTCCActagaagctcatccagctcgcggtgcctgcccccacctgtcagtggatcaccagcttcctgaccaacaggaaacAACATGTGAGGCCGTGGACCATCACATCCGACACCCGGACTATCAGCATTGGCGCCCCCTAGGGGTGCGTACTCTTccaactgctcttctctctctacacggattgctcctcaggcgactcttctgtgaagctcctgaagtatgcagacgaaaCCACTCTCATCGGAGTGATCCGGGACGGTGACGAGACTGTGTACAGTGTACACACAGGAGGTGGagtggctggtccactggtgcaacCAAAACCACCtagagctgaacccgctcaagaccgtggagatgacagtggacttcagaagAGACCCTTCGCCACTTCCACCCGTCAGCATCCTCAGTAATGCTATCacctgggatccacaatctcccgggacctgaaatggaccggccacatagactttgtcctgaagaaggcccagcagacgttgtactttctgagacagctcaggaagttcaacttgccacaggagctgctgaagatcttctacactgccatcatccagtctatcctctgcacctccattactgtctggtttggatcggccaccaaacaagaaaagcacagactgcaatggACAATCAGGTCTGCGAAAAAGATACAGttttctttccatgtataatgcgcaaaatttaacaagtttattgtcctaaaatctgcggtgcgcattatacatgggtacaaaaataaaaatatttttttttatttttttttatccggatatgatacggaggccgccattacagatgcgctttcttctctgctgttcacttcaaacgcgctccatacgaacacaatgctctcgtatcggacgcttgctcgatcacctgctcgtttgctgtcacaatgtaccctacacaaatccgaaacatttcttcgctatcgagtttgctagcgcatgcgcagtgatactgaccggcagaataacatccggttgttcccaaagatgatcttttttctgaaataattttacgtttacggacttaagtaggagtcaatatttgggtgcgtattatacatgggtacaggcttttttccagcatcgccatgccatttttagggtgcgtattatacatgggggcgcactatacatggaaaaaaacggtaatcgggATCAACCTCCCAtttatccaagacttgtacctctccaggaccaggaaacgtgcaagtaacatctctgcagacccttctcacccaggtcccagtctgttcaaactactcccctccggacggtgtTACAGAccgctgtacgccaaaaccagcagacacagacacaacttcttcccccaggctgtcgctctgatgaattcACACCactcagagacatcactgtgcaataacatcctgctcttgccacttaaatgttgtgagttgcctgaatgttgtcagtcacttaaatttcgtacagaggctgagatcaaccggagtcaaattccctgtttagcatgcacaaacttggtcagTAGTAGGATAgcaggaaacgcaatttcgagctctgtgtgtgtcttgacgtgtgaagaaattgacaataaagcagactttgacttccaTTCTGATCCGTTGAAGCGGGACAAACTAAACAAGGTAACGAATGCATCCCCAAGAATAAAACAGGACCTTTGACGCAAAtcatctgatacaactactcaaaatacacccacaaaaagtgaaaacagagcgcacagctccaaaatcagcagaaagactgacACTAATGCTATGAAAACGAGTGCAGaatacagtttattatttttgtgtcatctcaaaCTTACCACTTTATTGTGTCCGTCGTTTCCGTAGATTGAAGGGACTGAACCATCAACGAAATGAAGTCTTTCGGGAAATCCTTCTCTATATTgacaaaagatttctgaaaACTCCTTAACAGGCAGGACTTTGTCCACAGACATGGGAACACtgcatgaaaaatgaaattcgACCAGGCAAGTCTTTGAGGTTCTAATGTGCAATGATTTGTGTGGAACATTTTGATTTCTCCACCACGGCCttcttgagttgtttggactacaaaacCTTTTCAGCAAATAAAAAGACGAGAGTCCTTCCCCAAAAATCTGCTGATGGCCAACTTGCTAATTTTGAGATGAACCGAAAATTTCAAGCGAGCGGGCAGCGTAGCAAATAAACACAGGTGCCTGTTGTCGTCGAATGTCAGTCAGGGTGCATGGGTGCGAGCGTCTAGTCCTCGCCGGGATCGTACTCAGCCTCGGCGTGCTTGCGATGGGCGGGCGGCACCAGGTGTGGGGGCAGCTCGGCCGGCAGCTCGTAGCCCTCCAGCTTGACCTTGATGAGGTGCTGAGCCAGTGCAAACTCCTCGTCGTCCAGGCTGCCATCCTGGTCGCAGTCAGCCAGCTTCCATATCTTGCCCAGTACAGTGTTGGGCAGCCGGGAGTTCATCATCTCCTTCTTGGCGTTGACGCCGCTGATTTTGCCGTTGACGGGCATGAGCGTGTAGAAAATCTCGTCGTAGCGGTGCTTGTCCCGGCTGACAATCCAGTCCTCGGCTCCGTCGGCGCCGGCGCCGATGCCCTCGCCATAGCCGCGGCCGAAGGGGCCGTCCTGGGAGCCCTCGAAGGCGCCGCCCGACACCATGGCAGGCGGCACCTTGgtttcctcctcgcggatcatGGTCATCAGCCCGGCGATCTTGGACGCAAGCATCTTGTCCACGGACTCGATCAGCTTCATCTTCAGCGATGGGAATTTGCTGAAGTCGTAGTGCTGCAACATGTCCTGGAAGAGACGTGCGCAGCTGTCATTGGGGCGCCGGTCCTATCCTTCGAACAGAACCCGCCAGCTTGATTCATCCCGGTGGCTGTGATATGTCTGTCAGACCGCTACTGCGATTGCATGCCAAAGAAATAACTGCGCGCAAGTAAAAGTAGCCCGCCGTTGACTGGGACGTTCGGcgggcgtaaaaagcaggaTTGAAGAGGAGTTGACGTTACACCTGTAGACTCACCACAGCGCTATTTTCAGCATGCCGATCTGAATGAAGAAATCAATCCGAGGATTTGGAATCATTGTGGCGCTAAACAGTTATCGACTCGTTGTCGAGTCATTCAATGCCCAATGAATCTTGACATCAGCAGCGGGGGGGGGAGTCGAGCATTGCCCTCCACGTACCTGCATCTTGTTGACGTTAGGAAAGTCTCCAGGGCTGATGTGGTGCTCCCTCTGCAGGATGGCATAGATCTCAGGCAGCCTCGCGATgagctcctccttcttcttctcgcGCCCAAACAGCGATGGCATCTCCTTCTTGAGGTAGCTGATGATGTAAGCGTGCACCTGCCAAGCACACGGCCAGCGTCAATGCAAACGTGGAATGGTTTGGAGGCTTCTCTCTCCAACAGGAGACAGAGCGCAGAAAGGCGCTGATAACGTGTGGGATGGCGTTGGCGGGGATTTCGCATGACGCCGGCAGCGGGAACGGCTTCGCACGCATTCCACAAACGTTCCAATGTCAGCCTCTATTCCACAGGTGGGGTAAGTCAGTATGAGATTCATTTCAAAATACTCGACGCGCATTTGAGTGCGGTGCCCAAATATAGACATAAAGCGTAACGCTGTTTTTTCCTCATTTCTGCTTGTGCCTCTGGCGTCGAGTCCCCCCAAGCCACTTTATTGGAGCCGAGCGCCGCCATTCGTGTTAGTAATTGACTTGCTTAAACCTTTCCAGTTTTAACATGCGCCTATGTGACTTCCTCCCACCTCCCCATGCACTTCCCGTCTCACCTTGGCCAGCCTGGCCCTCTTGATGAGATCATTGAGCTTGCGAAGCGCCGCGTTCTTCGGAAGACTCTGGATGTCCCGGAAGAGGTCCTGAGACTCCGCCTCAAATAGACGCCTGAGGGCAAGAGTGAATTTAGCGAGAGGTCAAGGGACGGACACACCTTACGGGAAGGTACCTGTTCTCCGTGTTCTGTAGGGGTTTGGCCCAGAAGGAGCCCAGATAAACCCGCACCACTTCCGGGGTGTTGATCACTTTGCCCAGAGACCACATGAGGGCGCCGTAGATCCGCATCAGCTGCTGCGTGTCCACCTGCAACACGAGGGTGGGCAGTAAAAGGCGTTACGGCTGCGGATGAGGCGAGGCGACGGACGCGAGGGAGAGCGGACCTGGTCGGCCTTGTTGAGGACCACCCTGATCTTGTCGTCTTGTCCTTTGAGAGCTCGAATGGCCTCGGAGAACTCGTCCGAGATGTCCAGTTTGTGGGCGTCAAAAAGCAGGATGATCCTGTCCACTCGCTCGCCGAACCAACGCAGAACCTCGGCAAAGTCGTAACCTGTTTACATAGGACGAGGAGCCTTTACGTTGACGTGCTTGAACACTGTAAAGCCGGAAAGCGCAAGCCAAAAAGTCTCTCCAAAGCACATCATTGATCAGGAGACACGTTCCAGACCCCTATACCCCAGGCCATCCGATCGGGGAAAAAATCCACCTAGTAGTGCAGCTTTACTACAAACTGTCGCttagcccccccacccaaaacaCACACCGGTCCTTCCCTTTGCCCCCTGTCAGGCGGCCAAAAtacctcctcttcatcatcagccACAAGCTGTCTTCGAAGAGGCCAACCTAGTCCTTGACGCCTCCCCCGAGAAAGGACCCCA is a genomic window of Syngnathus typhle isolate RoL2023-S1 ecotype Sweden linkage group LG16, RoL_Styp_1.0, whole genome shotgun sequence containing:
- the ehd4 gene encoding EH domain-containing protein 4 isoform X2 is translated as MFRVNLRINMEGKHRYLLEQDFPGMRIGPEPTTDGFIAVMYGDNEGIVPGNALVVDPKKPFRKLNAFGNSFLNRFICSQMPNQVLQSISIIDTPGILSGEKQRISRGYDFAEVLRWFGERVDRIILLFDAHKLDISDEFSEAIRALKGQDDKIRVVLNKADQVDTQQLMRIYGALMWSLGKVINTPEVVRVYLGSFWAKPLQNTENRRLFEAESQDLFRDIQSLPKNAALRKLNDLIKRARLAKVHAYIISYLKKEMPSLFGREKKKEELIARLPEIYAILQREHHISPGDFPNVNKMQDMLQHYDFSKFPSLKMKLIESVDKMLASKIAGLMTMIREEETKVPPAMVSGGAFEGSQDGPFGRGYGEGIGAGADGAEDWIVSRDKHRYDEIFYTLMPVNGKISGVNAKKEMMNSRLPNTVLGKIWKLADCDQDGSLDDEEFALAQHLIKVKLEGYELPAELPPHLVPPAHRKHAEAEYDPGED
- the g2e3 gene encoding G2/M phase-specific E3 ubiquitin-protein ligase isoform X1, with the translated sequence MKKKARRLGSHKPVTSSEMLVQCCVLCRRCEDDPALFGDKFTLREDNISVHYFCLLTSCGVYQRGNDSEGVLGFLVDDIKREVRRSAQLTCCACRKKGACVGCNVKSCRKTVHFPCGRNSGFVSQFAQNFPSYCPNHSPSQSASVSSNPSPPQSCSVCLDAIDGDLSYGVLKCPSCRAGWFHRDCVQRQAHSAGLFFFRCALCNNKGEYQREMLRMGIYIPERDASWELEANAYADLLEVYVHCDARACVCTSGRAHSAKTGWFTVIRCLLCGSRGTHRKCSGLKVDAADWTCPECAKSTDRKAASRRSTIFLRDLLFLATGSPTPPASRRLPPSISSGLTADTTRRRRTKRGPSRASSRRASSRRTPSSCPSSRPTTVVVGHHAHLLPGNVAPSQFLNN
- the g2e3 gene encoding G2/M phase-specific E3 ubiquitin-protein ligase isoform X2 translates to MKKKARRLGSHKPVTSSEMLVQCCVLCRRCEDDPALFGDKFTLREDNISVHYFCLLTSCGVYQRGNDSEGVLGFLVDDIKREVRRSAQLTCCACRKKGACVGCNVKSCRKTVHFPCGRNSGFVSQFAQNFPSYCPNHSPSQSASVSSNPSPPQSCSVCLDAIDGDLSYGVLKCPSCRAGWFHRDCVQRQAHSAGLFFFRCALCNNKGEYQREMLRMGIYIPERDASWELEANAYADLLEVYVHCDARACVCTSGRAHSAKTGWFTVIRCLLCGSRGTHRKCSGLKVDAADWTCPECAKSTDRKASRRSTIFLRDLLFLATGSPTPPASRRLPPSISSGLTADTTRRRRTKRGPSRASSRRASSRRTPSSCPSSRPTTVVVGHHAHLLPGNVAPSQFLNN
- the ehd4 gene encoding EH domain-containing protein 4 isoform X1; this translates as MFSWVKQEQGGRNKEGEMYQTVTEGLQSLYSKKLLPLEETYLFHDFHSPALEPADFQSKPMVLLVGQYSTGKTTFIRYLLEQDFPGMRIGPEPTTDGFIAVMYGDNEGIVPGNALVVDPKKPFRKLNAFGNSFLNRFICSQMPNQVLQSISIIDTPGILSGEKQRISRGYDFAEVLRWFGERVDRIILLFDAHKLDISDEFSEAIRALKGQDDKIRVVLNKADQVDTQQLMRIYGALMWSLGKVINTPEVVRVYLGSFWAKPLQNTENRRLFEAESQDLFRDIQSLPKNAALRKLNDLIKRARLAKVHAYIISYLKKEMPSLFGREKKKEELIARLPEIYAILQREHHISPGDFPNVNKMQDMLQHYDFSKFPSLKMKLIESVDKMLASKIAGLMTMIREEETKVPPAMVSGGAFEGSQDGPFGRGYGEGIGAGADGAEDWIVSRDKHRYDEIFYTLMPVNGKISGVNAKKEMMNSRLPNTVLGKIWKLADCDQDGSLDDEEFALAQHLIKVKLEGYELPAELPPHLVPPAHRKHAEAEYDPGED